From a single Lolium rigidum isolate FL_2022 chromosome 7, APGP_CSIRO_Lrig_0.1, whole genome shotgun sequence genomic region:
- the LOC124679214 gene encoding putative disease resistance RPP13-like protein 1: MAVVLDALAPYVKKMISDLAEEEVSMLLGVEVEIRKLNGNLVYLQDYLTDADRKRITDKSVKVWVGKLKDVMYEASDILELCQLEAMERPEERPAGGGASNRSSPLGRYMKKKLQGCFQPLLFCLRNPVFAHETGSRIKKLNEDLDTIRKDATKLNFINLGSYQERRKLTNPARPRNKTTSGYNKSEAVGENIEEDAEQLVQKLIAHDGRDFKVVAIVGQGGMGKSFLAKKIFASETIKEEFKTKIWLSVTQHFDKVELLRSAITHAGGEHNEEKDESILERTLTEALSANKFLLVLDDLWSDTVWKDILQVPVANASCTQPGSRVMITSRKEDVARRVGASGGNQLRVRKLEDEDAWSLLKKQLPLPEVSSENSFDHLKDIGIKIIAKCDGLPLAIKVMGGLLSTRRPSKVEWENVLKKNLEWKEDGLHEELNFSVHLSYDDLTPELKQCFLYYSLFAKGSAPSFEQVVSMWISEGFIQGDGSTESDELDLQEIGEAYHRELVARNLLEADNTDWNTWCYSMHDVVRSFAQFVASEEALVVRKDQNDLRNLLLANQKIRRLSLNLDDSELEWSILENLESLRTLMINCSTMSSGSFASFVSLRVLNMDAAVSDLLLDSVCQLKLLRYLRLVDADISRLPEDIHKIKFLEFLGLVNCKGLNKIPDNITKLAGLRYLDLTGCNVDTVPRGFGGFKIIHSIFWFPAKMDGDWCSLEELGPLCHLRSLSIQYLENMPDCSFAARAMLSNKKDLTYLELGCYRDEDVEMEEGQIEEQQRIEGVFDELCPPPCLEDLILVRYFGRRLPNWMQAPAAAAFKSLKSIVLRSLTYCVQLPNGLCEMVNLEEMEINIAPAIKLVGPDFQSLASRDGGAIVTSPFPKLRILAMVDFSRWKKWDWEEEQGKAMAMPALEHLRIISCKLTHLPLGLSIHNRYNLRVLYLEDLTILASVENFPSVVTFDVLCCPKLKKIGGFSKLRKIFIDGCPKLKLLEGVPVLSTMVLDDETWEITGTPARCTPKLYQVGLQRQLPENFTVTR, translated from the exons ATGGCTGTTGTCCTGGATGCTTTGGCGCCCTACGTGAAGAAGATGATCTCGGACTTAGCTGAAGAAGAAGTGAGCATGCTGCTGGGCGTTGAAGTCGAGATCCGGAAGCTGAACGGCAACTTGGTGTACCTCCAGGACTACCTCACAGACGCCGACAGGAAACGCATCACTGACAAGAGCGTCAAGGTGTGGGTGGGGAAGCTCAAGGACGTCATGTACGAGGCTAGCGACATCCTTGAGCTCTGCCAGCTTGAGGCCATGGAACGACCGGAAGAGCGCCCCGCaggcggcggtgcctccaaccgttcaagtcctcttggaaggTACATGAAGAAGAAGCTGCAGGGCTGTTTCCAGCCGTTGCTATTCTGCCTTCGGAACCCCGTGTTCGCACACGAGACGGGCAGCCGCATCAAGAAGCTCAACGAGGATCTGGACACCATCCGCAAGGATGCCACCAAGCTCAATTTCATCAACCTCGGCTCCTACCAGGAACGGAGGAAGCTGACAAATCCGGCACGTCCAAGGAACAAGACGACGTCGGGGTACAACAAGTCTGAAGCCGTGGGGGAGAACATCGAGGAGGATGCAGAGCAGCTTGTGCAGAAGCTAATCGCCCACGATGGCAGAGACTTTAAGGTGGTGGCCATCGTTGGCCAGGGCGGCATGGGCAAGAGCTTCCTCGCAAAGAAGATCTTCGCAAGCGAGACTATCAAGGAAGAGTTCAAAACCAAGATATGGCTGAGTGTAACTCAGCACTTTGACAAGGTGGAGCTGCTAAGGTCCGCCATCACCCACGCCGGGGgggagcacaatgaggagaaagaCGAGTCCATCCTTGAGAGGACCCTCACCGAGGCCCTCTCGGCGAACAAGTTTCTGCTGGTCTTGGATGATTTATGGAGCGACACTGTATGGAAAGACATCCTCCAGGTCCCCGTTGCTAACGCCAGTTGTACACAACCTGGGAGCAGAGTCATGATCACCTCTAGAAAGGAAGATGTTGCTCGGAGGGTGGGAGCATCTGGTGGCAACCAACTCCGTGTAAGAAAACTAGAAGATGAAGATGCTTGGTCCTTGCTCAAGAAACAACTGCCGCTACCTGAG GTTAGCAGTGAAAATTCTTTTGATCATCTGAAGGATATTGGGATAAAAAttattgcaaaatgtgatggtTTACCACTGGCTATTAAAGTGATGGGAGGACTTTTAAGCACAAGGCGTCCAAGTAAAGTTGAGTGGGAGAatgttctaaaaaaaaatcttgaaTGGAAAGAAGATGGGTTGCATGAGGAACTGAACTTCTCAGTACACTTGAGCTACGATGATTTAACACCAGAGTTGAAGCAATGCTTTCTTTATTACTCACTTTTTGCTAAGGGTTCAGCGCCTTCCTTTGAACAAGTTGTTAGCATGTGGATCAGTGAAGGGTTTATTCAAGGTGACGGGAGTACAGAATCAGACGAGCTAGATCTACAAGAAATAGGAGAAGCCTATCACCGAGAGTTGGTCGCCAGGAATCTTTTGGAGGCCGATAATACAGATTGGAACACATGGTGTTACAGCATGCATGATGTCGTCCGTTCTTTTGCTCAGTTTGTGGCCAGTGAAGAAGCACTTGTGGTTAGAAAGGACCAAAATGACCTTAGGAATCTTCTTTTAGCTAACCAAAAAATACGGCGTCTCTCTTTAAACCTAGATGATTCAGAACTAGAGTGGAGCATCCTAGAAAATCTAGAATCATTGAGAACGTTAATGATCAACTGTAGCACTATGTCTAGTGGTTCTTTTGCTAGTTTTGTCAGCTTACGGGTACTTAATATGGATGCTGCCGTGTCTGATTTGCTCCTAGATTCTGTCTGTCAATTGAAGCTCCTGAGGTACTTGAGACTAGTAGATGCAGATATATCTCgactgccagaagacatccacaaGATTAAGTTTCTTGAGTTCCTAGGACTCGTTAACTGTAAAGGGCTGAACAAGATTCCTGACAACATTACAAAACTAGCAGGTTTAAGATATTTGGATTTAACTGGGTGCAATGTTGATACTGTACCAAGGGGGTTTGGTGGCTTCAAAATTATACATTCAATTTTTTGGTTCCCAGCAAAGATGGACGGGGATTGGTGCAGTTTAGAAGAGTTAGGGCCTCTTTGTCATCTTAGGAGTCTTTCAATACAATATCTAGAAAATATGCCTGATTGTTCATTTGCTGCAAGGGCCATGCTGAGCAACAAGAAGGATCTCACATATTTGGAATTGGGCTGTTACAGAGATGAGGATGTAGAGATGGAAGAAGGG CAAATTGAGGAGCAG CAGCGAATTGAAGGAGTATTCGATGAGCTCTGCCCTCCACCTTGCTTGGAGGATCTAATCTTGGTACGCTACTTTGGCCGTCGACTACCAAATTGGATGCAAGCTCCAGCAGCGGCGGCCTTTAAGAGCTTGAAGAGTATTGTTCTACGGAGCCTGACCTACTGCGTCCAACTTCCCAATGGTTTGTGTGAGATGGTAAATTTGGAAGAGATGGAAATCAACATCGCTCCAGCCATCAAGCTTGTCGGGCCTGATTTTCAAAGCCTCGCAAGTAGGGATGGAGGTGCTATTGTTACTAGCCCTTTCCCAAAACTGAGAATATTAGCTATGGTTGACTTCTCTCGATGGAAGAAGTGGGATtgggaggaggagcagggcaaagcCATGGCCATGCCTGCCTTAGAGCATCTCAGAATCATAAGCTGCAAGCTGACACATCTTCCCCTAGGACTTTCTATCCACAACAGGTATAATCTGAGAGTCCTGTATCTAGAAGATCTCACCATCCTGGCATCTGTGGAAAATTTCCCATCGGTTGTTACTTTCGATGTGCTCTGCTGCCCGAAGCTCAAAAAGATCGGCGGCTTCTCCAAGTTGCGGAAGATCTTCATCGACGGTTGCCCGAAGCTTAAGTTACTGGAGGGTGTCCCTGTGCTCTCTACCATGGTGCTGGATGATGAGACATGGGAGATTACAGGTACTCCTGCAAGGTGCACACCCAAGCTATATCAAGTTGGACTGCAGCGTCAGCTTCCTGAAAATTTCACCGTTACCAGATAG